One part of the Microbacterium aurugineum genome encodes these proteins:
- a CDS encoding DUF1048 domain-containing protein, which produces MAAKWIEALTGSLEQKKQYKQAKARIDALPSPYREVANAQYRYYLYYGGITDGDTIVTMFLDLADLWERAAIDGTPVSAIVGDDPVEYAEEYARAYGGTQWIDKERARLIKAFDDARKKENES; this is translated from the coding sequence ATGGCCGCGAAGTGGATCGAAGCGCTCACCGGATCGCTCGAGCAGAAGAAGCAGTACAAGCAGGCCAAGGCCCGCATCGACGCCCTCCCCTCGCCGTACCGCGAGGTGGCGAACGCCCAGTACCGGTACTACCTGTACTACGGCGGCATCACCGACGGCGACACCATCGTCACCATGTTCCTCGACCTCGCGGACCTGTGGGAGCGCGCTGCCATCGACGGCACCCCCGTCAGCGCGATCGTGGGCGACGACCCCGTCGAGTACGCCGAGGAGTATGCCCGCGCCTACGGCGGCACCCAGTGGATCGACAAGGAGCGCGCGCGCCTCATCAAGGCGTTCGACGACGCGAGGAAGAAGGAGAACGAGTCATGA
- a CDS encoding ABC transporter ATP-binding protein, which yields MTNAAISVRGIEKSYKDLHVLRGVDFEVEKGSIFALLGSNGAGKTTMVRVLSTLLKADAGTATVQGIDVAANPVGVRERISLTGQFAAVDEILTGRENLVLVAKLRHLPDPGTVADDLLATFRLTDAGNRKVATYSGGMRRRLDIAMSLVGHPEVIYLDEPTTGLDPEARIEVWDVVKELANTGTTVLLTTQYLDEAEQLADRIAILHEGRIIANDTLAGLKRLLPAAKVEYVEKQPTLEEIFLTLIGPSSTQKEDAA from the coding sequence ATGACGAACGCCGCCATCTCGGTACGCGGTATCGAGAAGTCCTACAAGGATCTGCATGTCCTGCGCGGGGTCGACTTCGAGGTCGAGAAGGGCAGCATCTTCGCCCTCCTCGGCTCGAACGGCGCCGGCAAGACCACGATGGTGCGTGTCCTCTCCACCCTGCTGAAGGCGGATGCCGGAACGGCGACCGTGCAGGGTATCGACGTGGCCGCGAACCCGGTCGGCGTCCGGGAGCGCATCAGCCTCACCGGACAGTTCGCCGCCGTCGACGAGATCCTCACCGGACGCGAGAACCTGGTGCTGGTCGCGAAGCTGCGGCATCTGCCCGACCCCGGGACGGTCGCCGACGATCTGCTGGCGACCTTCCGCCTGACGGATGCCGGCAACCGCAAGGTCGCCACCTACTCGGGCGGCATGCGTCGCCGGCTCGACATCGCGATGAGCCTGGTCGGGCACCCCGAGGTCATCTACCTCGACGAACCGACCACCGGACTCGACCCCGAAGCCCGCATCGAGGTGTGGGACGTGGTCAAGGAGCTCGCGAACACCGGCACCACCGTGCTCCTGACCACGCAGTACCTCGATGAGGCGGAGCAACTGGCCGACCGCATCGCGATCCTGCACGAGGGCCGCATCATCGCGAACGACACCCTCGCCGGGCTGAAGCGCCTGCTGCCGGCCGCGAAGGTCGAGTACGTCGAGAAGCAGCCCACCCTCGAGGAGATCTTCCTCACCCTCATCGGCCCCTCGTCCACGCAGAAGGAGGACGCAGCATGA
- a CDS encoding ABC transporter permease — MTMHFTADTATLTGRSMRHIFRSPDTIITTAVTPIALMLLFVYVFGGALQASTGAENYVNYLLPGILLIAIASGIAYTAFRLFTDMQSGIFERFHSMPIARSSVLWAHVLTSLTANAITLAIIFGVGFVMGFRTGASFWAWLAVIGILMLFTLALTWLAIIAGLNAKTVDGASAFSYPLIFLPFISSAFVPTDTMPAPVQWFAENQPVTSIVNTIQALFAEQPVGNDIWVALAWCVGILVVAYVFAIISYRKKVS; from the coding sequence ATGACCATGCACTTCACCGCCGACACGGCGACTCTCACCGGCCGCTCCATGCGGCACATCTTCCGCAGTCCCGACACCATCATCACCACGGCGGTCACCCCGATCGCCCTGATGCTGCTGTTCGTGTACGTCTTCGGCGGCGCGCTCCAGGCCAGCACCGGCGCCGAGAACTACGTGAACTACCTGCTCCCCGGCATCCTGCTCATCGCGATCGCCTCGGGGATCGCCTACACCGCATTCCGGCTCTTCACCGACATGCAGAGCGGGATCTTCGAGCGCTTCCACTCCATGCCGATCGCCCGGTCGAGTGTGCTGTGGGCGCACGTGCTCACCTCACTGACCGCGAACGCGATCACCCTGGCGATCATCTTCGGCGTCGGATTCGTGATGGGCTTCCGCACCGGGGCGAGCTTCTGGGCATGGCTCGCCGTCATCGGCATCCTGATGCTGTTCACCCTGGCGCTCACCTGGCTCGCCATCATCGCGGGCCTGAACGCCAAGACGGTCGACGGGGCGAGCGCGTTCTCGTACCCGCTGATCTTCCTCCCGTTCATCAGCTCGGCCTTCGTCCCAACCGACACCATGCCGGCACCGGTGCAGTGGTTCGCCGAGAACCAGCCGGTCACCTCGATCGTCAACACCATCCAGGCGCTGTTCGCCGAGCAGCCCGTCGGCAACGACATCTGGGTCGCCCTCGCCTGGTGCGTCGGCATCCTCGTGGTCGCCTACGTGTTCGCGATCATCTCCTACCGGAAGAAGGTCAGCTGA
- a CDS encoding ABC transporter permease: protein MRRTRERMPRLSAADSIRTALIGPRSRKMRTALSALGVAVGIAALTAITGIAASNQAELLAKLDALGANMIVVQPGYGPDNKPVALPETAAGMIERVTGVEQVGVLEKVPDGTGVYRNDLVPKSQGNGLTAYAASPDFLSSVEGSVAKGSWFDETDRSLPVTVLGSAAAARMGITEPGVRVWIGEQWYTVIGILDSAGLAESIDASAFLGDHWAAEHVSADGDDTIASIYVRMADGGTGEKVREAIGRAANPSSPYVQVTGLGELAGARDTADDSLSGLAVGLAAIALLVGGIGIANTMVVAVLERRGEIGLRRALGARSGQIAGQFVAEAIVLGGLGGIAGALCGALGVFAYATIQGQAVTIPVVVLVGGPVVALVVGVIAGLYPAISAARLSPTSALRTV from the coding sequence ATGAGGCGCACCCGCGAGAGGATGCCGCGGCTCAGCGCTGCGGACAGCATCCGCACGGCACTCATCGGACCCCGCAGCCGCAAGATGCGCACGGCCCTGTCGGCGCTCGGCGTTGCCGTGGGCATCGCGGCACTCACCGCCATCACCGGCATCGCCGCCTCCAACCAGGCCGAGCTGCTGGCCAAGCTCGACGCGCTGGGGGCCAACATGATCGTGGTGCAGCCGGGGTACGGACCGGACAACAAGCCGGTCGCTCTGCCCGAGACGGCCGCCGGGATGATCGAGCGGGTGACGGGCGTCGAACAGGTGGGCGTGCTCGAGAAGGTGCCGGACGGTACCGGCGTGTACCGCAACGACCTCGTGCCGAAGAGCCAGGGCAATGGGCTGACCGCGTATGCGGCGAGTCCCGACTTCCTGTCGTCAGTGGAAGGCTCGGTCGCGAAGGGATCGTGGTTCGACGAGACCGACCGCTCGCTGCCGGTGACAGTGCTCGGGTCTGCGGCAGCCGCACGCATGGGCATCACGGAACCGGGTGTGCGGGTGTGGATCGGGGAGCAGTGGTACACGGTGATCGGGATACTCGATTCGGCCGGCCTCGCCGAGTCGATCGATGCGAGCGCGTTCCTCGGCGACCATTGGGCGGCCGAGCATGTGTCGGCGGACGGGGACGACACCATTGCGTCGATCTATGTGCGCATGGCCGACGGCGGCACGGGCGAGAAGGTTCGCGAGGCGATCGGTCGCGCCGCGAATCCGTCCTCCCCGTATGTGCAGGTGACCGGACTCGGCGAGCTCGCCGGGGCGCGGGACACCGCGGATGACTCTCTGTCCGGCCTCGCGGTCGGTCTCGCGGCGATCGCTCTGTTGGTCGGAGGGATCGGCATCGCGAACACCATGGTGGTGGCGGTGCTGGAGCGGCGCGGCGAGATCGGACTCCGGCGGGCGCTCGGCGCTCGTTCGGGGCAGATCGCGGGTCAGTTCGTGGCGGAGGCGATCGTGCTGGGCGGCCTGGGAGGCATCGCCGGGGCGCTGTGCGGGGCACTCGGTGTCTTCGCCTACGCCACGATCCAAGGCCAGGCGGTGACGATCCCCGTGGTCGTGTTGGTCGGTGGGCCGGTGGTGGCGCTGGTGGTCGGCGTGATCGCAGGGCTGTATCCGGCGATCAGCGCCGCGCGGCTCTCGCCCACCTCGGCGTTGCGCACGGTCTGA
- a CDS encoding ABC transporter ATP-binding protein encodes MTPNTVVELVEVIKEYPGNPPLRVLHGMSLAIESGELVAVVGASGSGKSTMLSIMGTLDDPTSGTVLIDGTAAARLAEHERAALRARRIGFVFQQFFLLPALSAVDNVALGLLYSGVPSAERMVRAAAALERVGLGSRMRHRPGQLSGGEQQRVAIARAIVGNPSVLFADEPTGALDSNTGEHILELLTSIADSGTAVVIITHDPNIAERTQRQVRINDGRIVGDTGSPEREEVAA; translated from the coding sequence ATGACGCCCAATACCGTCGTCGAACTTGTCGAGGTGATCAAGGAATACCCCGGCAACCCGCCGCTGCGCGTTCTGCACGGCATGAGTCTCGCGATCGAGAGCGGCGAGCTGGTGGCCGTCGTCGGCGCATCAGGATCGGGGAAGAGCACGATGCTCTCGATCATGGGGACGCTCGACGACCCCACCAGCGGTACCGTGCTGATCGACGGGACGGCTGCTGCCCGGCTCGCCGAACACGAGCGTGCAGCTCTGCGCGCTCGCCGCATCGGCTTCGTGTTCCAGCAGTTCTTCCTTCTGCCGGCGCTCAGTGCGGTCGACAACGTGGCGCTCGGACTCTTGTACTCAGGGGTTCCCTCGGCGGAGCGCATGGTGCGGGCCGCGGCTGCGTTGGAGCGGGTCGGCCTCGGTTCGCGCATGAGGCACCGACCCGGTCAGCTGTCCGGAGGAGAGCAGCAGCGCGTCGCCATCGCGAGGGCGATCGTCGGGAACCCGTCAGTGCTGTTCGCCGACGAGCCGACCGGCGCGCTCGACTCGAACACGGGCGAGCACATCCTCGAGCTGCTCACATCGATCGCCGACTCCGGCACGGCGGTCGTGATCATCACGCACGACCCGAACATCGCCGAGCGCACGCAACGACAGGTCAGAATCAACGACGGACGCATCGTGGGCGACACGGGCTCGCCGGAGAGGGAAGAGGTCGCAGCATGA